The genomic window GGCGTCTAACTGCTTCATGATGCCGGGCACGGGCGTGAAGTCCCACCAGTCCGGCTCCGGCCAGGGGTGCTTCTTCAAATCCTCAACCGACTCGGCCTGGCTCAGCGGCCAGGTCTTGAAGCCTTCGTATGAGCCGACCGCCGTTTCCATGCGATAGCTGTGCGTGCTCCAGATGTCGTGAAAGGTGTCGTCTGGGTTGACTTGTCGCCACATACGATTGGGCGTCGAGCGGTTCATCGAAACCCACCAGTCCACGCGCGAGCCGGGCTTGACGAGCGACTCTGGCGGCGTGCAAAACTGGTCGTAGGACAGCACCCGGCAGTCCACCTCGAAGCGGCGGAGGAGGGCCTCGCGGGCCGGGTCGAAGAACTCGGTGGGGCCGACGCCGGCGGCGTCTGGCTCAAGGTGTTCGACGAGCCGATCCCAAATTTCCATCGTCGCCAGAAAATCCATCGGCGCCCGATCCGGCTCTTCGTGGCGCATTGCCATGTTGACTCGCTGGCGGGGTGTGAGATGTTTGTTTTCGAAGTCTGACACAATTACCTTTCCGCCAGACCTTTAGGGTCTGCGAGACCCTAAAGGTCTTGGGTGGCTATTGATTCGGCAATTGCCTGACGAATTCATCCACCATTTGCAAAAGGACGCCGATCCCGGCGGTCATGGCGACGACAAAGCAAACCGTCCCGATCAGCGAGGCGGCGAGGACGATCACGATAATCCAAAGGAAGGGATTGCCGGGCGCGCTTTGTTCCAGCACCGCCTCTGCCGGGTTTTGTGGATTGTAAAACACACGCACCGCGCCGCCCACCGGGTAGCCGGCGATTTTTTGTTGCGCCGGCCCGGCCCAGCCTGTGCCGATCTCGCTGAAGCCAATCCGGTTGCCCTGATAACGCTGGCCTCTCACTTCGTAGTCGTAGACCACCACCGGATAGTGAGAGAGAGAATAACCGCTCCGTCCGCTCCGGCTTCGGCGCAGTTCAACACTGGACGACAGGACCGTGCCGGTCGTCGTCGGCCAGCTTTTGCTGGCGCTCACCTGCCGCTGTCGGCTCCAGATTATGTAGGCGAAGAAGCCGATGAGCGGCACGAGGACGCAAGTGAAAGCCCCAACCGTAATCAGCGCCGTCGCGCCTGAGAAAAGAAATCCGAAATCACTCATGAGTCTTTGTGTTCCTTTGTGTCATTGTGTCTTCGTGGTAAAACGCTCTTGCTTCATCAAAGCATCAATATCTTTTCGGTAAGGCAGAGCCGGGATGACGCCCAGTTTGGCGCAGGCCAGCGCGCCGGCGAAGGTGGCAAAACGCACGGCCTCAAGCAGTGGCTTGCCTTCCGCCTGGGCCACGCCGAGGGCGCAGGTGAAGGCGTCGCCCGCGCCGGTTGTGTCCACCACATTCACTTTCTGGCCCGGCACATGTGTGACAGTGCCATCCTCGGCGATCACCAGCGCCCCGTCGCCGCCGCGGGTGACGACGAGATTGCGCACGCCGCGCTTTTGCAAGCGATGGGCTAGTTCAAGAGTGTCGGCGGCATCGTCGGGGGCCAGACCGCACAAAATACGAAGTTCACTCTCATTCGGAGTCAGCACGTCTACCTGGGAAAGAAGCGAATCATCGAGCGGCTGAGCCGGGGCCGGGTTGAGGATCGAGAGCGCGCCGTGCTTGCGGGCCAGAGCCATGCCCCGGGCCGCCGTGGCCGGGGCAA from Chloroflexota bacterium includes these protein-coding regions:
- a CDS encoding DUF3592 domain-containing protein, encoding MSDFGFLFSGATALITVGAFTCVLVPLIGFFAYIIWSRQRQVSASKSWPTTTGTVLSSSVELRRSRSGRSGYSLSHYPVVVYDYEVRGQRYQGNRIGFSEIGTGWAGPAQQKIAGYPVGGAVRVFYNPQNPAEAVLEQSAPGNPFLWIIVIVLAASLIGTVCFVVAMTAGIGVLLQMVDEFVRQLPNQ
- a CDS encoding ribokinase, whose amino-acid sequence is MKGSKPRVTVVGSFAVGLTLRAPRFPVKGETLIGSDFDMGPGGKGSNQAVGAARLGAESHLVAVIGADIFGDVGVNLYKQEGVGIEHLRRTAERNTGVGFITLNAEGDNHIVLDMGANHLLSPDDVDKAEDLIASSDVVLSVLEIAPATAARGMALARKHGALSILNPAPAQPLDDSLLSQVDVLTPNESELRILCGLAPDDAADTLELAHRLQKRGVRNLVVTRGGDGALVIAEDGTVTHVPGQKVNVVDTTGAGDAFTCALGVAQAEGKPLLEAVRFATFAGALACAKLGVIPALPYRKDIDALMKQERFTTKTQ